The Lactobacillus sp. ESL0680 DNA segment CGTGTGGGACAATCGTAACCTTACGAACAGTCCGTGAATCACTTAAAACTAACCCACAGATTGAGTGACCTGCTTCGTGGAAGGCAACACGTTCTCTTTCTTTCTTAGAAATCATGCTGTTTCTCTTAGCTGGTCCAGCAATGACGCGGTCCTCAGCTTCATCAAGGTCAGTTGCTGTAATTTCAGTACCATTGCGCCGAGCAGCAAGCAATGCGGCTTCATTTAAGAGGTTAGCTAAATCAGCACCGACAAATCCCGGAGTTTGACGAGCAATCTCCTTTAAGTCAACATCTGAAGCTAGTGGCATGTTCTTGGCATGAACCCGTAAAATAGCTTCACGACCACGAACATCCGGTGACCCAACTAAGATTTTCCGGTCAAATCGACCCGGACGCAATAGTGCTGGATCCAAAACATCAGACCGGTTGGTTGCGGCAATAACAATAACACCTTCGTTACCTTCAAAGCCGTCCATTTCAACCAATAATTGGTTCAAAGTCTGCTCACGCTCATCATTACCGCCGCCGCTAGCATTACTGCCACGCTTACGGCCGATAGCATCAATTTCATCAATAAAGATAATACTTGGCGCGTTCTTCTTAGCATTGGTGAATAAGTCCCGAACCCGACTAGCACCGACACCGACAAACATTTCGACAAAGTCGGAACCAGAAATTGAGAAGAACGGTACATTGGCTTCACCGGCAACTGCCCGTGCAAGCAAGGTCTTACCTGTACCCGGAGGACCCTCAAGCAAAACGCCGGATGGAATTTTGGCACCCAGTTTAGTAAACTTAGCCGGATTCTTCAAAAATTCAACGACTTCAACTAATTCTTGCTTTTCTTCTTCTTCACCAGCAACATCTGAGAAGCGAACCTTATTCTTTTTCGGATCCTCAGGCTTAACGTGTGAGCGGCTGAAGTTCATAATGCCGCCGCTGCCTGAACCGCCGCGACCGCCGCCTGTCTGACTAATCATCATCCACAACATGACGATAAAGAGAATCGTCGGCACTAACATGACAATTGTTGAAATCCAGTTGCCAGACTGCGACTCTCCCTGAGTTGTCATCTTCGTGTCGCTCTTTTGAGCTAAGTCTTGGACATTGGCAACACTTGAATCATTCTGCAGCATCGTGGTTGAAAACCGCGTCACATGAGACCCTGAATTACCATTAAAGAAGTCAAAACTATTTTTTGATTGGCCCTTATTTCCCTGTGCTGTTTTATAGCTGCCTGAAACGGTATAGACCCCGTTAGCAGGCTGAACATTAAAGTTCTTAACTTTGCCTTGACGTAAGTCTTTGACAAATTCTGAGTAGCTAATATTTTCACTGCTGCTAGAATTATCAGAGCCGCCAAGAGCCCAGTTGATACCTCCCAATAACAGAAGGAAGACAACTATATAGAACAAGCCGTTCGATAACAGCCGATTCCGGTTATTCTTCATAAAAAACCTCCGCAAAGTTTCTAGAAATATACGAATAAAAGTTTAACACAAATTTCACTAATGCTCTAATATTTTAAAGGATCTTATCATTTAATGTTATAAACATAATATTGCTCAGCATCAGAGTCAGCTTCTTGATTGCTATAGGCATTTTCAACAAAAAGCACCTGCTTATTTTCAACTAAAGCTAAGCAATATGGTCGCAATACTGCAGGAATACCACTTTGGGCAAACTTTTTCTTGCTTTTAACATGTTGACCATTCTTCAACAGCAATTTTGCCCCTTGAGGCAAAGAGCAAGCTATTAATTGGCTCACTGGCTTAGCCTTAAACTGGCCTAATAACTGACCTAATGGACAACTAGTCTTACTTACCACCAAGCGTCGCGTTCCCCACTTAAATTCGGTGTCGAGTTTAATTGGCTCTGATTTAGGGACTGGCGGCAGCTCAACCGGCATGATGTACCAATACTTTTGGTAATTTAGCAGCTCAAATCCAGCCAAATTTTCATTAACACGAACATGCCACGTCTGCCAAATGAAGTTCTGCCAATAAGCAATCTGCTCTTGCTCAGAAAGTTGGTCAAGGGCAGATTCTTGCTGCCGATATGCAAAACCCAAAAATGGTTCAGGTAGCGTTACTGCCGCAAAGGCCCTTACTGCTAAATCTGTTAAGATACTCATCTGCTGACTATAACGCAAAGCATTAAGTCCAATTGCTGAATTTTCTTGTTTTAACAGCGGCACCACGTGATGGCGCAAGCGATTACGTAACACATCATCAGCAGCATTGGTTGTATCTTCAACAAACTGTACTTGCTCACGGCGATCGTACTCAAACAGCTGCTCTTTATTATAAGTTAAAAGCGGCCGCAACAGCAGAACTCCTTGCCACTGGCTAACCGGCTGCAGACTATTCATCTCACTAGGATTGCCCGAACGAATAAATTTTAGCAGGATGTTTTCCAGTAAATCATCACCGTGATGCGCGGTTAATAAGTAGTCGCCGTGTTCTTGACGCATTACTTTTGCCAAAAAAGCATAACGAAAACTTCGTGCAGCAGCCTCAATTCCCGTATGCGGGTGTAATTCAACTGGCCAGACAGTATTAATTATCTTAATCTGCTTACCAGAGCAATACTGCTTAATTACCGCAGCTTCTGCACTAGAATCAGGCCGTAATTGATGATCCAAATGAGCTGCAACAATTTTTAAATGATATTGGTCCTGCAAATGATTAAGCATGGCCAATAGTGCCATTGAATCTGGGCCACCACTTGTTGCCACTACCAACGTTTTGCTAGCTAATGGCAAATCATTTTGCTCAAAAAAGTCCGCAATCTTAGTTGCCATAATTCGTTAATTCTTGGTGCAGCTTCTTAATTTCTGCTTCGCTATCCGTTACCGTTTTTGTCAATACCTGCAAAAAGTCTGCCTTCTCAACAGCAGAAAATTGGTTAGTCCGATCGACTAATGTTGAATCATTGACCCGCATCTTCGATAAACTGATTTTTCCCTTAAAATTGTGGATAATCACAGTTCGAACACTTTGACCAACCCGGTAATTATGCCGCTCACGGTCCCAATTATTACCAAAATCACTGTGATGGATCAAGCCTGAATGTCTTTTAGGTAATGATACAAAGATACCGAGGTCAGTTATATTGTTAACGACACCAGTTATCCGTTGTCCTACTTGATATTTCATTAATTATTATCTTTTTCTTCTGGAATATTGTAGATTGTTTCATTAGGTTTGGAATATAAAAACTTGAACCGCACCAATTTGGCCACGTAATCCGGATCTTTGAGATCATCACGTTTAGCAGACAGAGCTTGCTTTTCCTTATTAATTGTACTAAGCGACTTTTTGGAAGACTGTACCTGACTGTTAATGCGGTTAGTCTGCGCGTGTGTAATGCCAATCTGTACACCCAAAAAGACGAAGATAATCGCAAATACCGCAATTATCCGGTTGCGCCGCACCCTGTGTACTTCCTGTTCTCTTTTTTCCTGTTTACGTTTCAAACGTGCCATTCGCTCTTCTGGACTAAGCGAATTATAAATGCGTGGTCCTTTCATTTTTGATCCCCTATTATTAAAACAATACTATTTTAATTATAACAAGGCCACCTATAAAAGTCATTAATATCGAAAACGATTAATCAACTAGTTCATAAAGCTCACTTGCCTCAGCCTTTTTGGTAGTTTCGCGAATTGCGCACACCTTGGCCTTAACTTGTCTTGAACCATAACCGACTTCAATAACGTCACCGACTTTAACATCATAGCTGGACTTAACTACCCGGTCATTAACCTTAATTCGTCCTTGATCGGCCATTTCCTTGGCAATCGGCCGTCTCTTAACTAACCGCGAAACTTTTAAAAATTTATCAATTCGCATTTTTAACCCTCTATTCTTGAATAATATCACTTGCTGCAGTCATAAACGTCATCAATTCATTGGTCAGCATGCGGCTATTCTCCTTATCTGGCAGTTCTAGCAGAACCGCCAGCCGCTTTTGCGGCGATAAGCTTATTCTAGCCTTTAAATTAACGTGTTCCAAAGCTTTAAAAATATTTGGCCCTTCTAATTCCCGACTAGCATCAGGCGCAAACTCAACTTTGACCCGATTGGCTGTTTTAACAATATTTAAAACCTGAGCTAAATCAGTCTCAATCTTCAAGTTAGCCATTGCCAGCAGGTTCTCAACCGGCTGTGGATAATCACCAAACCGGTCAATCAATTCATCCTGAATTTGGTCAAGCTCATCAGCATCAGCCGTTTTAATTTTCTTGTAGAACTCAATTTTTTCTTCTTGATCGCCAATATACGTGTCAGGAATATAAGCTTCTAAGCCTAAATCAATTTCCGCATTAGTCTTGTTAACGCGCTTTTTGCCCTTACGTTCACGAACCGCATCAGCCAGCATTTGTGAGTACAGGTCATAGCCGACACTGTCAATAAAGCCGTGCTGCTGGGCACCAAGCATGTTGCCGGCACCTCTAATTGACAGATCACGCATTGCAATCTTAAAGCCGGAGCCTAATTCAGTAAAATCACGAATTGCATCCAGCCGCTTTTCACCAATTTCGGTTAAGACCTTATTAGGCTGATACAAAAAGTAGGCATACGCCAATCGCGCACTACGACCGATCCGGCCCCGCAACTGGTAAAGCTGACTTAGACCATAATGGTCCGCGTCTTCCACAATCATTGTGTTCACATTGGGCATATCAATCCCCGTTTCAATGATGGTTGTGGTCACCAAGATGTCAAACTCCCGATTTAAAAAGCGGTACAGAATGTCTTCCATCTGGTTCTGACTCATGCGCCCGTGCACACTGGCAATGCGCGCCTGCGGAATCAAATTTTGCAACTGGTTAACAACATCGTCGATATCACCAATCCGATTATGCAGGTAAAAGACCTGCCCTCCGCGCTGCATTTCCCGTAAGCACGCATCCTTAATCACGCTTGGAATCTGTTCCATGACATAGGTTTGAATAGGATACCGATTAGACGGCGGCGTTTCCATAACCGATAGGTCATGGACACCGACCATTGACATATGGAGCGTTCGCGGAATTGGCGTTGCCGTCAAGGTCAACACGTCAATATTGGCCTTGAGTTCCTTCAGCTTTTCCTTGTGCTTAACGCCAAAGCGCTGTTCTTCGTCGACAATTAAGAGTCCCAGATTTTTAAACTTAACATCCTTAGACAAGATCCGGTGTGTGCCGACTACTAAGTCAACCTTACCATCTTTCAATCCGGCAACGATTTCTTTAGCTTCTGCTGGAGTTTGAAAACGTGACAGCATCGCAAAATTAACCGGAAAATCTTTAAACCGATCCTGGATTGTCTCGTAATGCTGCTGCGCCAAAATCGTTGTCGGTACCAAAAAGGCGACTTGCTTATTGTCTTGAATGGCCTTAAAAGCTGCCCGCAAGGCTACTTCTGTCTTACCAAAGCCAACATCCCCCACAAGCAGACGGTCCATCGGCTTATCTTGCTCCATGTCATGCTTAATTTCCTTAATTGACCGCAACTGATCCGGTGTCTCCACATAAGGAAAAGAATCTTCAAATTGCCGCTGCAAGTCATCATCTGGTGAAAAGGCAAAGCCCTTTTCAGACTCACGCTTGGCATACAACTCAATGAGATCATCGGCAATATCCTCAACCTTTGACTGTACCTTGCGCTTCGTCTTCGCCCATTCACTGCCGCCTAACTTGTTAACGTGAGGAGATTTACCTTCCGAAGCAACATACTTTTGCACCAAGCTTAATTGATCGGCAGGCACAAACAATTGGTCGCCGTGCTGGTAGGTAATGGTAATGTAATCCCGTTTAACGCCCTGATTTTCTAGTGTTTTAATTCCTTCAAAACGGCCAATCCCGTGATTAACATGAACGACATAATCGCCTGGCTTCAGTTCAGTATAGTTACGCAAACGCTGAGCATTTTCCAGCGTTTTTATTCGCCGTTTATGGTGCGTTGTCTTATTAAACAATTCGTGCTCGGTCAGATAAACCAAACTAATTCCAGGCAGTGTAAAGCCATTGGTAAACCCGCCAACAATAATCTGCGTTTGGTGCTCGCTAATTGCACCAGCATCAACTACCGGCACATCAAGACCAAATTCCGCCATTGTTTGACTGATCTGGCGTGCCCTTTTATCGTTGTCCGCCTGCAAAATCACTGTTTGCCGCGTCTTCTGGTAAGATTCAATTTCGGTCTTAATCAGTGGCATCTGACTAAAGAATTGCTGCGGCTCACGTGTCTGCCAGTCAAACAATTGCCCCAAGCGAATGCGTCCCATACTCCGTTGAAAGAGTGAAAAATAAATGTGGGCGTGCTGATCCTTGGTCCAATTTTGATTAAAATTAGCACGCAACTCTTGTCCCGGCAGCATTGCTCCGGTCTTTAATTCATCATCAATAAAGCCGGCATTCTGCTGGTCCACGGTTTTAACTGCCTGATCGATTAACGGCCAATCATCTAGTAACACCACGCCACTTGGCGCAAGGTATGCTAATAAATTACTCGGCTCCTTAATTAAAAAATCAACCAAAAAGGCATAATTTTGCGGCAAGGTGCCATCTTTGAGCTCATCAAGCGTTTGCGTAAAGTGATCCTTAACTGCTTCTACTGGCGCCGGCGCATCAGCCATCGCTTTAGCAATCGCAGCCCGTGCCTGTGCAAAATCATCAGCCGTAAAAACCCGATCCTGTGCGGCGGCAACGGTGACTTGGTCTAAGGTCTTTTGACTGCGCTGACTAGCCAAGTCAAATTCTTTAATCGTATCAATTTCATCACCGAAAAATTCCATTCGCAGCGGATTTTCCCGGTCTAACGGATAAATATCTAAAATATCGCCGCGTAAAGCAAATTCACCCGGACGCGCGACCAAGTTTTCCCGGCGATAGCCTGTCTGCACCAGCCAACTGGTTAACGCAGCCAAATCAAATTCTTTGCCTGGGGCAAACTCACGCCGAGCCTGTTTAAATGCAGCTGGATCTGACAGCTGATACTGCAAGCCTTGCGGGGTTGTTACCACAATTCCCGGCTGCTCACTCAATAATAAGTTAAGTGCTTGAATCCGGCCACTCAATTCATCAGGCGAACTTACCGCAGTCTGCGTGGCAATTGTCGCGTCAACCGGAAAGCTTTGCACCATGCCGCTAGGCATAATAGCACTTAACTCACTGGTTAATTTTTGTGCCTTACTTTCACTTTCTTCAATTAACAGCAATGGCTGGTTTAATTCATGAACAATTTGTTTTAACAGCAGACTAAAAGCACCGGCAGTAGCGCCAGTGATCAAAGAATTATTAACTTGAGTAGTTTTTTTAATAAAATCTGATAAACCTTGATCTTGTTCAAGTAAATTTGTTAAACGCATTTTAGTTATATTTATTCATTAAATATTGGCTGCTTTGACCAGCAATAAAATCAGCGATAATCTGACTGCTCTTGGCAAAGGCAGCTGACATTAACTCCTGCTGCTCCTTATTAAATGGCGACAATACCCAAGAAATCACACTTGCTTCTGTGACTTCTGCAGGATGACGAATACCAATCTTCAAGCGGTTAAAGTCACTTGTTCCTAAGTCGCGAATAATGCTTCTAATGCCATTATGACCGCCCGACTTACCATTGGCCCGGACCCGGATTTTGCCTAAAGCCATGTCCATGTCATCTTGAATAATTAAGATATCTTGTGGTGCCACCTTAAAAAAGTGCGCTACTTGGGCAACGGAGCGACCTGAATCATTCATGTATGTCTGCGGTTCAAGTAAGATAACATCTGTGCCATTGATTTTTTGTTTTGTAAATTTGCCTTCAAACTTATCACGTTCAAGCGTGAGGCCATTTTCTGACAAATAATGATCTAGTGCCATAAAGCCTGTATTATGCTTAGTACCATCGTATTTTTTGCCTGGATTTCCCAGACCTGCAATAATTTTCATTAAAATTCCCCTTATATTTAATCGTATTAATGATAGCACATTCGCGCCATTTATTTAGCTTAACAGCTATAATCCAGCAACTAGTTTTCAATTGCATTTATCAGTTTGGCAATTTATTTTAATGTTTATTTAATCGTAAAACCATCTATGTTATAATTACTTGGATTATTATACAAATGGAGGCAATCTCATGCTTATTAAATCTTTAGTTATTAAAAAAGATTACCTAGTAACGGTTAACGAGCACGCCACACTCGAAGAAGCACTTAAAACTCTCGAAGATTCCGGGTTTCGGTGTGTGCCGATTCTTGATGACACTGGCACTATTTTCCGTGGTAATATTTACAAGATGCACATCTACCGGCACAAATCCCAAGGTAAGGATATGAGTCTGCCGGTCACTGAATTACTAAAAAATGCCACTAAAACAATTAAAGTAAACTCACCATTTTTTAAAGTTTTCTTCACGATTAAGGACTTACCTTATATTTCGGTTTTAGACGAAGGCGGCAAGTTTTACGGTATTCTGACCCACTCCCGCTTACTCGATATGTTGTCTAACGCTTGGAACATTAAGACTGGCTCTTATGTCTTTACGGTACTGACCGACAACGACCGCGGTAACTTGGCTAAGATGACCAAGGTCATTACTAAGTATTCAAATATTGCCGGTGTTATGAGCTTAGACGCAACCGCAGCTGAAAACGACGGAACTTTTGTCCGCCGAATTCTATTTACACTGCCAGCTGGCATCAGTGAAAGCACCTTGAAGACCATTGTCAGCAAGCTAGAACATAAAGGCTATGTTGTTTCTGAAATTGAAGACTTACAAGCCGGAATGACCATCATGAGCGATGAAAATCCCGGAGTTTACATTGACAATGCAGAAAGCAATAATTAAAATTCACTAATCTAATAAAACCGTTGCTAGGAATAATCTAGCAGCGGTTTTTAGTTTAATAAATTAATTATTCGTGATCGTAAATTCGTGGCAGGCGATCATCAAGTAAACAGGCCACCTCATAGTGAATTGAATCAACATAATCCGCAGCTGCCTTGATATTATTAGGTGCAGTGGGATCATTAGAAATTAATACCACTTTGGTGCCAGCAGGCATCTCATGCGGCAATAGCACCATCAATTGATCCATGCAGACGCGGCCAACAATGGGACAATATTCATCTCCCACTTTGACTTTAAAACCTTGGAACTTCCGAATGAAGCCATCAGCATAACCAACGGGAACCGTACCAATGATTTGGTCCCGATCAGCAATATAAGTTGAACCATAGCCCACACCTTGACCTTGGTGAATTGTATGGACCTGCACCAATTCACTTTCAAATGACAAAGCTGGCTGCAACTTAATCTTAGTAGATAAGTCCGCGCTATTTGGATTAGAGGACGGATTAAGCCCATAAAGACCAATCCCGAAGCGTACCAAATCGCTAGGGATTTTTTTATCAAAAACACTTGCGGCAGTATTATCAACATGAATCCATTTTGGCTTTACTTTAAGCAGGCTCTTCAGGTGGTTAAAGCGCACAACCTGCTGCTTGAAATAAGTATCATCACTGCTATCGGCAGATGCAAAGTGAGTGAACATTCCTTCAATGATAAAATGCTCATTAGCAAGCAAAAAGTCATTGGCAGCCACAAATTCATCGTCGCTGCTAAAACCGATGCGGCCCATACCCGAGTCAATTGCCAAGTGAATTTTTAACTGTAAATCGGTAGTCGCCAAGTTTTGTGCTGCTGCTTTTAGCCATGCCAAATCTGGCACAGTCAAAGAGACACCATTAGCTGCTGCCAGCGTTGCATATTCAACTGGCGTCACGCCCAAAACCAAAATGGGTTGGACAATCCCAGCCCGCCGTAATTCCAGTGCTTCATCCAAAATTGCCACACAAAAGCCCGCTGCACCGGCTTTTGCAGCAACCTGCGCGACCTTGACTGCTCCGTGACCATAGGCATTGGCCTTAACTACCGCGAACAACTTCTGTCCCGGTTCTAAATGATTTAATTCTTGCTTGATATTTTGTCTGATTGCATCTAAGTCAACACGGACTGCTGCCGGACGATGTATTCCTGGAACCATTTTATTTCTCCAACACAATTAATGTAATAATTTCGTGATTGTCATGGGTAATACTAGGGAAAATTTTGCCATCGAATTTGGTTGAAGTCGTTACCGGATGCCCCAGATCATCCCATAGGGTCTCTACATCCTGTAAGCCAAGTGACTTGCCAAGGCCAGTACCCATTGCTTTAGAAAAGGCTTCTTTAATCGAAAATCGACCGCCAAGATATTCCACCTTGCGTTTACCCTGCATTTCCTGATATTGGGCAAACTCCTTGGGGGTTAGTGCCCTTTTAGCAAAATTATCGCCCTTGGCAACAATCTTGGCAACCCGTTCGACTTCAACTGCATCAATTCCCACGCCAACAATCATTTTTTGTACCTCACATTTCAAAATTATAATACAAAAAGTGAGTTGTTCATTAGAACAGCTCACTTTTAAATAAATCATTAATCTTTTTTATTCTTAATCACAAAATTGTGATCGCCGCTGCTGCGACGTGAATGACCACCGCGGTAATTGCCATGACCATGATCGCGATCGCCGCCGCGATGATTACGGTCACCACCACGATAACCGCCGCGACCACCATGACCATTTCTTGAGCCGTGGCCATAATGACCACGTCCGCGGCCGCCGCCACGACGACCGCCACCCTTATATGGCAATGGCTTTTCAGAACTAATCTTAACTTCAACCTTTGAAGAATCCTTAGATAAATTCTTCAAGAAGGCAGAAACAAGGTCAACTGCTGAATAATTTTCCAAGAGCTCATCAGCATCTTGGGTATATTTAGTCAAGTCTTCCTTCATCAGGTCTTCAATCTTAGCCTTGGCAACCTTCAATTGGCCGCGCAAAGCTTGATCGTCTGATGGTGGACGAAGTGGTTCCATCTTCTTCTTGGTCAATTGTTCAATTGTCCGCATGTAGCCAATTTCGTTTGGTGTTACAAAGGTAACAGACATCCCATTTTGACCCGCACGACCAGTCCGTCCAATACGGTGAACGTATGAATCTGGATCTTGTGGAATATCATAGTTATAAACGTGAGTCACACCAGAAATGTCAAGTCCCCGGGCAGCAACATCAGTTGCAACCAAAATATCAAGCTTGCCGCTGCGGAAACGTTTCAAGACGCTCATTCTGCGTGCTTGTGACAAGTCACCATGAATACCTGCAGCATTGTAGCCGCGAGCTTGCAAACCGCGGTTAACTTCGTCAACTCGGCGCTTAGTCCGCACAAAGATAACTGCTAAGTCAGGACTTTCAACATCAATCAACCGACACATAATGTCGAATTTTTCTGAATCTTTTGAGCGAACGAAATATTGGTCAATTAAGTCAGCAGTTAATTCCTTAGCCTTAATGCGAACAATCTCTGGGTTGTTCATGAATTTTTCGCTGATACGTAAAATTGGCTTCGGCATGGT contains these protein-coding regions:
- a CDS encoding S1 RNA-binding domain-containing protein encodes the protein MKYQVGQRITGVVNNITDLGIFVSLPKRHSGLIHHSDFGNNWDRERHNYRVGQSVRTVIIHNFKGKISLSKMRVNDSTLVDRTNQFSAVEKADFLQVLTKTVTDSEAEIKKLHQELTNYGN
- the mfd gene encoding transcription-repair coupling factor, translated to MRLTNLLEQDQGLSDFIKKTTQVNNSLITGATAGAFSLLLKQIVHELNQPLLLIEESESKAQKLTSELSAIMPSGMVQSFPVDATIATQTAVSSPDELSGRIQALNLLLSEQPGIVVTTPQGLQYQLSDPAAFKQARREFAPGKEFDLAALTSWLVQTGYRRENLVARPGEFALRGDILDIYPLDRENPLRMEFFGDEIDTIKEFDLASQRSQKTLDQVTVAAAQDRVFTADDFAQARAAIAKAMADAPAPVEAVKDHFTQTLDELKDGTLPQNYAFLVDFLIKEPSNLLAYLAPSGVVLLDDWPLIDQAVKTVDQQNAGFIDDELKTGAMLPGQELRANFNQNWTKDQHAHIYFSLFQRSMGRIRLGQLFDWQTREPQQFFSQMPLIKTEIESYQKTRQTVILQADNDKRARQISQTMAEFGLDVPVVDAGAISEHQTQIIVGGFTNGFTLPGISLVYLTEHELFNKTTHHKRRIKTLENAQRLRNYTELKPGDYVVHVNHGIGRFEGIKTLENQGVKRDYITITYQHGDQLFVPADQLSLVQKYVASEGKSPHVNKLGGSEWAKTKRKVQSKVEDIADDLIELYAKRESEKGFAFSPDDDLQRQFEDSFPYVETPDQLRSIKEIKHDMEQDKPMDRLLVGDVGFGKTEVALRAAFKAIQDNKQVAFLVPTTILAQQHYETIQDRFKDFPVNFAMLSRFQTPAEAKEIVAGLKDGKVDLVVGTHRILSKDVKFKNLGLLIVDEEQRFGVKHKEKLKELKANIDVLTLTATPIPRTLHMSMVGVHDLSVMETPPSNRYPIQTYVMEQIPSVIKDACLREMQRGGQVFYLHNRIGDIDDVVNQLQNLIPQARIASVHGRMSQNQMEDILYRFLNREFDILVTTTIIETGIDMPNVNTMIVEDADHYGLSQLYQLRGRIGRSARLAYAYFLYQPNKVLTEIGEKRLDAIRDFTELGSGFKIAMRDLSIRGAGNMLGAQQHGFIDSVGYDLYSQMLADAVRERKGKKRVNKTNAEIDLGLEAYIPDTYIGDQEEKIEFYKKIKTADADELDQIQDELIDRFGDYPQPVENLLAMANLKIETDLAQVLNIVKTANRVKVEFAPDASRELEGPNIFKALEHVNLKARISLSPQKRLAVLLELPDKENSRMLTNELMTFMTAASDIIQE
- the alr gene encoding alanine racemase, which codes for MVPGIHRPAAVRVDLDAIRQNIKQELNHLEPGQKLFAVVKANAYGHGAVKVAQVAAKAGAAGFCVAILDEALELRRAGIVQPILVLGVTPVEYATLAAANGVSLTVPDLAWLKAAAQNLATTDLQLKIHLAIDSGMGRIGFSSDDEFVAANDFLLANEHFIIEGMFTHFASADSSDDTYFKQQVVRFNHLKSLLKVKPKWIHVDNTAASVFDKKIPSDLVRFGIGLYGLNPSSNPNSADLSTKIKLQPALSFESELVQVHTIHQGQGVGYGSTYIADRDQIIGTVPVGYADGFIRKFQGFKVKVGDEYCPIVGRVCMDQLMVLLPHEMPAGTKVVLISNDPTAPNNIKAAADYVDSIHYEVACLLDDRLPRIYDHE
- a CDS encoding RNA-binding S4 domain-containing protein produces the protein MRIDKFLKVSRLVKRRPIAKEMADQGRIKVNDRVVKSSYDVKVGDVIEVGYGSRQVKAKVCAIRETTKKAEASELYELVD
- the ftsH gene encoding ATP-dependent zinc metalloprotease FtsH; protein product: MKNNRNRLLSNGLFYIVVFLLLLGGINWALGGSDNSSSSENISYSEFVKDLRQGKVKNFNVQPANGVYTVSGSYKTAQGNKGQSKNSFDFFNGNSGSHVTRFSTTMLQNDSSVANVQDLAQKSDTKMTTQGESQSGNWISTIVMLVPTILFIVMLWMMISQTGGGRGGSGSGGIMNFSRSHVKPEDPKKNKVRFSDVAGEEEEKQELVEVVEFLKNPAKFTKLGAKIPSGVLLEGPPGTGKTLLARAVAGEANVPFFSISGSDFVEMFVGVGASRVRDLFTNAKKNAPSIIFIDEIDAIGRKRGSNASGGGNDEREQTLNQLLVEMDGFEGNEGVIVIAATNRSDVLDPALLRPGRFDRKILVGSPDVRGREAILRVHAKNMPLASDVDLKEIARQTPGFVGADLANLLNEAALLAARRNGTEITATDLDEAEDRVIAGPAKRNSMISKKERERVAFHEAGHSICGLVLSDSRTVRKVTIVPHGRTGGYNLMLPKDDQFLLTKKQLMEQIVGLMGGRAGEEVVVGDQSTGASNDFEQATQIAHSMVVNYGMTDSLGMVELEKEGETNPYGFKPYSEATSAKIDEAVKELLDEAHAKAVEIVKENRDKHRVIAEALLKYETLDEKQIMSLYTTGKMPEKMPEYPSESKALTYEEAKAAAEKKENQKAVTTANEDKHVHDEKKAETPLEKNEEVEEHNPENPEKAPKADTDSTPKDNDHFSDDQ
- a CDS encoding septum formation initiator family protein — protein: MKGPRIYNSLSPEERMARLKRKQEKREQEVHRVRRNRIIAVFAIIFVFLGVQIGITHAQTNRINSQVQSSKKSLSTINKEKQALSAKRDDLKDPDYVAKLVRFKFLYSKPNETIYNIPEEKDNN
- the pth gene encoding aminoacyl-tRNA hydrolase → MKIIAGLGNPGKKYDGTKHNTGFMALDHYLSENGLTLERDKFEGKFTKQKINGTDVILLEPQTYMNDSGRSVAQVAHFFKVAPQDILIIQDDMDMALGKIRVRANGKSGGHNGIRSIIRDLGTSDFNRLKIGIRHPAEVTEASVISWVLSPFNKEQQELMSAAFAKSSQIIADFIAGQSSQYLMNKYN
- the acpS gene encoding holo-ACP synthase codes for the protein MIVGVGIDAVEVERVAKIVAKGDNFAKRALTPKEFAQYQEMQGKRKVEYLGGRFSIKEAFSKAMGTGLGKSLGLQDVETLWDDLGHPVTTSTKFDGKIFPSITHDNHEIITLIVLEK
- the cbpA gene encoding cyclic di-AMP binding protein CbpA — translated: MLIKSLVIKKDYLVTVNEHATLEEALKTLEDSGFRCVPILDDTGTIFRGNIYKMHIYRHKSQGKDMSLPVTELLKNATKTIKVNSPFFKVFFTIKDLPYISVLDEGGKFYGILTHSRLLDMLSNAWNIKTGSYVFTVLTDNDRGNLAKMTKVITKYSNIAGVMSLDATAAENDGTFVRRILFTLPAGISESTLKTIVSKLEHKGYVVSEIEDLQAGMTIMSDENPGVYIDNAESNN
- the tilS gene encoding tRNA lysidine(34) synthetase TilS; the protein is MATKIADFFEQNDLPLASKTLVVATSGGPDSMALLAMLNHLQDQYHLKIVAAHLDHQLRPDSSAEAAVIKQYCSGKQIKIINTVWPVELHPHTGIEAAARSFRYAFLAKVMRQEHGDYLLTAHHGDDLLENILLKFIRSGNPSEMNSLQPVSQWQGVLLLRPLLTYNKEQLFEYDRREQVQFVEDTTNAADDVLRNRLRHHVVPLLKQENSAIGLNALRYSQQMSILTDLAVRAFAAVTLPEPFLGFAYRQQESALDQLSEQEQIAYWQNFIWQTWHVRVNENLAGFELLNYQKYWYIMPVELPPVPKSEPIKLDTEFKWGTRRLVVSKTSCPLGQLLGQFKAKPVSQLIACSLPQGAKLLLKNGQHVKSKKKFAQSGIPAVLRPYCLALVENKQVLFVENAYSNQEADSDAEQYYVYNIK